From the genome of Novosphingobium sp. TH158, one region includes:
- a CDS encoding SMP-30/gluconolactonase/LRE family protein, with product MTEVEAACSMRCELGEGPAWFATEAELHFVDIAKGQLHLFKPATGKLTTASIGGKPSFVLPFAGGGRIVGSRHELLLVDASGYVQPLANIPQPSGNRTNDATVDAAGRLWFGTMDDGEEQPSGTIWCLAGGQLTRSSVSAVVTNGPAISPDGRTLYYADSQQGVVYRCAMDGVSLADPQPFLAIDDGFPDGLVADEQGNIWVALWDGWCVRLYSPAGRHLRTVELPCARPTKVALGGPARRTAYVTSARTGLDEAKLSRQPLAGSLFRFEVDVPGQIVRDVVL from the coding sequence GTGACTGAGGTCGAAGCTGCCTGCTCCATGCGATGCGAACTCGGCGAAGGGCCGGCCTGGTTTGCGACGGAGGCGGAACTGCACTTTGTCGATATCGCCAAGGGCCAGCTCCACCTGTTCAAGCCCGCCACCGGGAAGCTGACTACCGCGAGCATTGGCGGCAAACCCAGCTTTGTTCTGCCTTTTGCCGGAGGAGGCAGGATCGTCGGCTCCCGGCACGAACTCCTGCTGGTCGATGCGTCAGGGTACGTACAGCCCCTTGCGAATATTCCCCAACCATCCGGCAACCGCACCAACGACGCAACGGTCGACGCCGCGGGCAGGCTCTGGTTCGGCACCATGGATGATGGCGAGGAGCAGCCATCCGGTACGATCTGGTGCCTTGCCGGAGGACAATTGACCCGCAGCAGCGTGAGCGCCGTGGTCACCAACGGCCCGGCAATTTCACCCGATGGTCGCACCCTCTATTATGCTGACTCGCAGCAAGGCGTCGTGTATCGCTGCGCCATGGATGGAGTGAGCCTGGCTGATCCGCAGCCTTTCCTGGCAATCGACGATGGCTTCCCGGACGGGCTGGTCGCGGATGAACAGGGCAATATCTGGGTCGCACTCTGGGATGGCTGGTGCGTTCGGCTGTATTCGCCCGCCGGCCGTCACTTGCGGACGGTAGAGCTGCCTTGCGCGCGCCCGACCAAGGTTGCGCTGGGCGGACCAGCTCGCAGGACTGCCTATGTCACTTCTGCCCGGACAGGTCTGGATGAGGCGAAATTATCCCGCCAGCCGCTTGCCGGATCGCTGTTCCGCTTCGAGGTCGATGTGCCGGGGCAGATTGTTCGCGATGTCGTGCTCTGA
- a CDS encoding DoxX family protein codes for MASLIAAIGRVLLGLVFIVSGSTKLLDTDATEALMLTAGLPANFAGPAGLVELLGGLLIATGLFARLAPLVMIVFTALATLFFHNDITDPAQSAHFFKNLAIIGGLLCAFAAAQARHGYEAARADREEALAERDAALVERNEAEHDLHRPHAGWRRPAVHQRGDWRRRWLPWWN; via the coding sequence ATGGCAAGCCTTATCGCCGCAATCGGCCGTGTCCTTCTCGGCCTCGTCTTCATCGTTTCGGGCAGTACCAAGCTTCTCGATACCGATGCGACCGAGGCGCTCATGCTCACCGCAGGCCTGCCCGCCAACTTTGCCGGGCCCGCCGGGCTCGTCGAACTGCTCGGCGGGTTGCTGATCGCCACCGGACTGTTCGCCCGCCTGGCGCCCTTGGTGATGATCGTCTTCACAGCTTTGGCCACGCTGTTCTTCCACAACGACATTACCGACCCGGCGCAGTCTGCGCATTTCTTCAAGAACCTGGCGATAATCGGCGGCCTGCTCTGTGCCTTCGCCGCTGCTCAGGCACGGCATGGCTATGAGGCTGCGCGGGCCGATCGGGAAGAGGCGCTCGCCGAACGCGATGCGGCTCTGGTGGAGCGGAACGAGGCGGAACATGATCTGCACCGCCCCCATGCCGGCTGGAGGCGTCCCGCCGTCCATCAACGGGGTGACTGGCGAAGGCGTTGGCTCCCTTGGTGGAACTGA
- a CDS encoding pyridoxamine 5'-phosphate oxidase family protein, giving the protein MHDQPGENSGPVNSGRDLQGEGNYDAARRFDAEQEAFASDEERVDRAARQAAEALDGPEGEELRKAERDTGRHGQYTGRNNAPDVHEIRRQFWHAIEASPFVMLQLSVDPSGVAPMTAQLDRDGNHNIWFFTTRSGRFAEAGPATAIFVSRDHDVFARFEGELIEETDPARIDKHWSNTVEAWYEHGKQDPDLLMLRMALGEASIWSTDELGLVGAVKLMLGMDMRDEAGKGHVETRL; this is encoded by the coding sequence ATGCACGATCAACCAGGCGAGAATTCCGGGCCGGTCAATAGCGGACGCGACCTTCAGGGCGAGGGCAACTACGACGCCGCTCGTCGCTTCGATGCCGAGCAGGAGGCTTTTGCTTCCGATGAGGAGCGCGTTGACCGCGCCGCCCGCCAGGCGGCCGAGGCGCTAGATGGCCCGGAAGGCGAAGAGCTGCGCAAGGCCGAGCGGGACACGGGCCGCCACGGCCAATACACCGGCCGCAACAACGCACCCGATGTCCATGAAATCCGGCGGCAGTTCTGGCACGCGATAGAGGCATCGCCCTTTGTCATGCTGCAATTGTCGGTCGATCCATCGGGCGTTGCCCCGATGACCGCGCAGCTGGACCGCGACGGAAACCACAATATCTGGTTCTTCACCACGCGCTCAGGCCGCTTTGCCGAGGCGGGGCCTGCGACTGCCATCTTTGTCAGTCGCGATCACGATGTCTTCGCGCGCTTCGAAGGCGAACTGATCGAGGAAACCGATCCTGCCCGGATCGACAAGCATTGGTCGAACACGGTCGAGGCCTGGTACGAACACGGCAAGCAGGATCCCGACCTGCTGATGCTGCGCATGGCGCTGGGAGAGGCGTCGATCTGGTCGACTGACGAGCTGGGGCTGGTCGGCGCTGTCAAGCTGATGCTGGGCATGGACATGCGGGATGAGGCGGGCAAGGGCCACGTCGAGACCCGGCTCTGA
- a CDS encoding autotransporter assembly complex family protein, protein MLLVSAQAIAQPFPAPQPPAPEPIVPDAEFDKAVPRFPDKDPELEAPLESIEEFERRLASEAAATAAPPPAGTPAAPQATPPVPDPELTAPLPPLEQFQVEPVEIPDSPASKPPETFAYKVQVNGLDSADSQTATNLADRFSDLSALRSEGARANSTALVAARLREDRDLLQRLLSSEGWYDAEVKSRIDIPRDEDKNSSSGITAVLDVVPGKRYVYSDIVIAAAPTEPPGLIRNSVAIEKGEPIVAARVLAAEAEAAVALAQNGYPFAEVRERDILLDRATGAGLYTLPVETGPRSRFGDFATQGKLAVGTGHLATIARFKPGELYDSRQVDDLREALVATGLFASVAVEPKRSGVKGADGTELVTMMVSQEAGPPRTIAATLGYGAGEGFRAEASWTHRNLFPPEGALIVHGVAGTDEQGAGVTFRRSNAGMRDRTFELALEASHRNYEAYDAYTGRLGVRISRDSTPLWQKKHTWALGAELLGTAEEDYDFDLGRRDRRTYFIAGLSGQYGLDFTDSLLDPQKGFRLVALVQPEGSLAGGFSPYVRARLDASGYFPVSKRVVIAGRARVGTILGSELDEIAPSRRLYAGGGGSVRGFGYQELGQLDPDGKPNGGRSVAEGAIEARVRFGDFGVVGFVDVGQSWDSSLPRFSDLRAGVGIGGRYYTNFGPVRLDIATPIARRPGEAKITVYASIGQAF, encoded by the coding sequence TTGCTGCTTGTCTCTGCCCAGGCAATCGCGCAGCCATTCCCGGCCCCGCAACCACCGGCGCCGGAACCGATCGTTCCCGATGCCGAATTCGACAAGGCCGTTCCGCGTTTTCCGGACAAGGACCCGGAACTCGAAGCGCCGCTGGAGTCCATCGAGGAGTTCGAGCGTCGTCTGGCAAGCGAGGCGGCGGCAACTGCTGCGCCACCGCCTGCCGGAACGCCTGCGGCCCCGCAGGCCACCCCGCCTGTGCCCGATCCGGAACTCACCGCCCCGCTGCCCCCGCTCGAGCAGTTCCAGGTGGAGCCGGTCGAGATTCCCGACAGTCCGGCAAGCAAGCCGCCCGAGACCTTCGCCTACAAGGTCCAGGTCAACGGTCTCGACAGTGCCGATAGCCAGACGGCGACGAACCTCGCTGATCGTTTTTCCGACCTTTCCGCACTCCGATCCGAAGGGGCCCGCGCCAACAGCACGGCACTTGTCGCAGCAAGGCTTCGCGAGGACAGGGATCTGCTCCAGCGGTTGCTTTCCTCCGAAGGCTGGTACGACGCCGAGGTGAAATCGCGCATCGATATCCCGCGCGATGAGGACAAAAACAGCTCCTCCGGCATCACCGCCGTGCTCGATGTGGTGCCGGGCAAACGCTATGTCTATTCGGACATCGTCATCGCCGCCGCGCCCACCGAACCACCCGGCCTGATCCGCAACAGCGTCGCCATCGAGAAGGGGGAGCCCATCGTCGCGGCGCGGGTGCTGGCGGCAGAGGCGGAAGCCGCGGTTGCCCTGGCGCAGAACGGCTATCCCTTCGCCGAGGTGCGAGAGCGCGATATCCTGCTCGACCGGGCGACCGGTGCCGGGCTTTATACCCTGCCTGTCGAGACCGGGCCGCGTTCCCGCTTCGGTGACTTTGCGACGCAGGGCAAACTGGCCGTCGGCACCGGGCACCTCGCCACAATTGCCCGGTTCAAGCCCGGCGAGCTTTACGACAGCCGCCAGGTGGACGACCTGCGCGAGGCATTGGTGGCAACCGGCCTTTTCGCATCGGTTGCAGTCGAGCCGAAGCGCAGCGGCGTGAAGGGCGCTGATGGGACGGAACTGGTCACCATGATGGTCAGCCAGGAAGCCGGCCCGCCGCGCACGATCGCCGCGACACTTGGCTATGGCGCGGGCGAGGGCTTCCGCGCCGAGGCAAGCTGGACCCATCGCAACCTGTTCCCTCCCGAAGGCGCGCTGATCGTTCACGGCGTTGCCGGTACGGACGAGCAGGGCGCGGGCGTGACCTTCAGGCGATCCAACGCTGGAATGCGCGACCGGACCTTCGAACTGGCGCTTGAAGCATCGCACCGCAATTACGAGGCCTATGATGCCTATACCGGTCGCCTCGGTGTGCGGATCAGCCGGGATTCAACGCCGCTTTGGCAGAAGAAGCATACCTGGGCACTTGGCGCGGAACTGCTTGGTACGGCCGAAGAGGACTATGACTTCGATCTCGGCCGGCGTGACAGGCGCACCTATTTCATCGCCGGGCTGAGCGGGCAATATGGCCTGGATTTCACTGACAGCCTGCTCGATCCGCAAAAGGGTTTCAGGCTGGTCGCACTTGTCCAGCCCGAAGGATCGCTGGCCGGGGGCTTCAGTCCCTATGTCCGCGCCAGGCTCGATGCCTCGGGCTATTTCCCGGTGTCGAAGCGGGTGGTCATCGCCGGGCGCGCGCGCGTGGGAACGATCCTGGGATCGGAACTGGATGAAATCGCACCCAGCCGCAGGCTCTATGCCGGCGGGGGCGGATCGGTTCGCGGGTTCGGTTACCAGGAGCTCGGGCAACTCGATCCCGATGGCAAGCCGAACGGCGGGCGAAGCGTAGCGGAGGGCGCGATCGAGGCGCGCGTGCGGTTCGGCGATTTCGGCGTGGTCGGCTTCGTCGATGTGGGCCAGTCGTGGGATTCCTCGCTTCCCCGCTTTTCGGACCTGCGCGCCGGTGTGGGCATCGGCGGGCGCTACTATACCAATTTCGGCCCCGTACGGCTCGACATAGCCACCCCGATTGCCCGGCGACCGGGCGAGGCCAAGATCACGGTCTATGCCTCCATCGGACAGGCGTTCTGA
- a CDS encoding glycine zipper 2TM domain-containing protein, translated as MAPSTWAPSWSRCLARLDPYYRGYYADYYYRDGRYYRPYRLTRRDRIYRGSDGRFYCRRSDGTTGLVIGAVIGGVIGNRLGRGDSRTIATLIGGGAGALLGREVDRGRVTCR; from the coding sequence ATGGCGCCTTCAACCTGGGCTCCTTCGTGGTCTCGCTGCTTGGCGCGGTTGGATCCCTATTACCGGGGATATTACGCGGACTATTACTATCGGGACGGGCGCTATTACCGGCCCTACCGGTTGACACGCCGGGACCGGATATACCGGGGCAGCGACGGCCGGTTCTATTGCCGCCGCAGCGACGGGACCACGGGCCTTGTCATCGGTGCCGTGATCGGCGGCGTAATCGGCAACCGGCTGGGGCGCGGTGACTCGCGGACAATCGCCACCCTGATCGGTGGCGGGGCCGGCGCTCTGCTGGGCCGCGAGGTCGACCGGGGCCGGGTAACCTGCCGCTGA
- a CDS encoding translocation/assembly module TamB domain-containing protein, with translation MAEEPIAPVETDKPVRRRVNWRRTARWSAGVFGALLLLLGLALVWLDTGPGRRFVAERIAQIAFENGMSIHIGRIDGSIYGRMTLHAVSVRDGKGQFLQSPRIEVDWKPTAWLRNRIDVRSVTAQTVVLERRPALHPTTSKGPILPDIDIDIGKLRIDRFIAEAPVAGERRGGFIEGRAHIADGRALVDLSGSLAAPDGRLHDRMRLSLDANPDADRFALNGTVDAPAEGVIATLAGIREALVLRIGGSGSWSKWNGRLDADLAGSELARLALGLREGTFSLTGTARADRLVSGQLTRALQPMVRIDLTARPQDRRVALDGTAASDGVELAVKGVADLSDNTFDRLALDLQLDDPAVLGTNLAGSPVLGRAVLDGPFARPRADYTIDAARLAIGDMALEQLHASGAAVVNSDRILVPVSARVARITGLDAVAGGTLRDVRLAGDLAVDGTRVLSDNMRLKSERIDAKAVLLADLSKGFYAGALNGQLGNYRLASVGTFNLTTALDLESNPRGFSLSGTIRARSLQLVNESLRDLLGGNFTAASRISYGPDGVIRLSGLRLNAPLLSISDVRGGFVPGGAINFDAAARSRHYGALGFRLSGTFTQPRAQVSAERPGLGIGLANLKADIAGVQGGYRLLATGETDYGPLSADATLFGGKTTRIRIDRADLSGIVFAGSLVRSGQGPFTGELSALGNGVTGKAVLAAQGSVQAVQFNLRANDTVLPGPAQLAVGMATADGRIVLYEQPQVTGDFQLADTSFRGYRIDAARVAVDYRGGQGTARALVEGRSVSPFRIAANAQLQPGLWRAMLTGRVGGIDFATVGPARIVPLRDGYELQPVRVNAGKGSMRLAGRFGDGIKLESRLDSLDLAIFDVFYPDSGLTGKATGVLDFAQASASAFPSADARLSITGFTRLSPTGASRPVDLQVVGRLLPDGGEAKVVIRQRGAVIGRLAASLRPLGPDAGSWLTRLRAAPLGGGIRYNGPAETLFSFAAPAGHSFAGPIGMAADFSCKLENPCLNGIIRANSLVYENTQYGTRLTDMAVNGRFGGDRIEFASLTAKAGNGTVEARGYVSLSQSLGYPMDLAITLDNARLARSDAVSGSATGKVRLTKVAAAAAVLSGELVLPEARYRIVRQGAAEVPQLTGVRFKQRGARLAGAGGGEAGQPAAPSLFPPVRLDLQLLAPQRLQVEGMGLQSEWSSSLRVSGTTASPLLDGELRLVRGSLDFAGRSFDLTSGRIAFTPDRVGNPSIAVSAVETIDDATVTVAISGRALNPQITFASVPGLPQDEILSRVLFGRSIAGVSSLQAVQLAASLNTLRGGSGGLTPLGKLRAAAGIDRLRIIAAQESPGGKTAFAAGKYITDDIYLELITDAQGFTATQLEISITRWLSILSQAGQAGVNNFNVRIRKDY, from the coding sequence ATGGCGGAGGAACCGATCGCCCCGGTTGAGACCGACAAGCCGGTTCGTCGGCGGGTCAACTGGCGCCGCACAGCCCGCTGGTCCGCCGGCGTGTTCGGTGCACTGCTGCTTTTGCTCGGTCTGGCGCTGGTCTGGTTGGACACCGGGCCGGGCCGCAGGTTCGTGGCGGAGCGGATTGCCCAGATCGCCTTCGAGAACGGCATGAGCATCCATATCGGGCGCATCGACGGCTCGATCTATGGCCGGATGACCCTGCATGCCGTGTCCGTGCGCGACGGCAAGGGTCAGTTCCTGCAATCGCCGCGGATCGAGGTGGACTGGAAGCCCACCGCCTGGCTGCGCAACCGCATCGATGTCCGTTCTGTGACTGCGCAGACGGTGGTGCTGGAGCGCCGACCGGCCCTGCATCCGACCACCAGCAAAGGCCCGATCCTGCCAGACATCGACATCGATATCGGCAAGCTGAGGATCGACCGGTTCATAGCCGAGGCCCCCGTTGCCGGCGAGCGGCGCGGCGGCTTCATCGAAGGCCGCGCTCATATCGCCGATGGCCGGGCGCTGGTCGATCTGTCGGGCAGTCTTGCTGCGCCTGATGGCAGGTTGCACGACCGCATGCGGCTCTCCCTCGATGCCAATCCCGATGCTGACCGTTTTGCCCTCAACGGCACTGTCGATGCACCGGCTGAGGGGGTGATCGCCACTCTCGCCGGCATTCGCGAAGCGTTGGTCCTGCGCATCGGAGGCAGCGGCAGCTGGAGCAAGTGGAACGGCAGGCTGGATGCCGACCTGGCCGGGAGCGAACTCGCGCGCCTTGCCCTGGGCCTGCGAGAGGGAACGTTCTCGCTCACCGGCACGGCGCGTGCGGATCGGCTCGTCTCAGGGCAATTGACCAGGGCCTTGCAGCCGATGGTCCGGATCGACCTTACTGCCCGTCCGCAAGATCGGCGGGTGGCGCTGGACGGAACCGCCGCCAGCGATGGCGTGGAGCTGGCCGTGAAAGGCGTGGCCGATCTCTCCGACAATACTTTCGACCGGCTGGCCCTCGATCTGCAGCTGGACGATCCGGCGGTTCTCGGCACGAACCTTGCGGGATCGCCGGTGCTGGGCCGGGCTGTTCTGGACGGGCCGTTTGCGCGGCCGCGAGCCGACTATACGATCGACGCGGCCCGGCTGGCCATCGGAGATATGGCGCTTGAGCAGTTGCACGCCAGCGGTGCGGCCGTGGTGAACAGCGATCGCATCCTGGTGCCCGTTTCCGCCCGCGTTGCCCGCATAACCGGGCTGGACGCCGTGGCAGGCGGCACCCTGCGCGATGTCCGGCTGGCGGGCGATCTTGCCGTGGACGGCACCCGCGTCCTTTCCGACAACATGCGCCTGAAATCGGAGCGCATCGACGCCAAGGCCGTGCTGCTCGCCGATCTTTCAAAGGGCTTCTATGCCGGGGCCTTGAACGGGCAACTCGGTAACTATCGCCTCGCGAGCGTCGGAACGTTCAACCTGACGACCGCGCTCGACCTTGAGAGCAACCCGCGCGGGTTCTCGCTGTCGGGAACGATCCGGGCGCGGTCGCTGCAACTGGTCAACGAAAGCCTGCGCGACCTGCTGGGCGGGAACTTCACCGCGGCAAGCAGGATCAGCTACGGACCGGACGGCGTCATCCGCCTGAGCGGACTGCGCCTCAACGCGCCATTGCTCAGCATCAGCGATGTGCGGGGCGGATTTGTCCCGGGCGGCGCCATCAACTTCGACGCTGCCGCGCGATCTCGCCATTACGGGGCGCTTGGCTTCCGCCTTTCCGGGACTTTCACGCAGCCACGCGCTCAGGTCAGCGCGGAGCGGCCCGGGCTGGGTATAGGCCTGGCGAACCTGAAAGCAGACATTGCAGGAGTGCAGGGCGGCTATCGGCTGCTCGCCACGGGCGAAACCGATTATGGCCCGCTCAGCGCCGATGCGACGCTGTTCGGCGGCAAGACGACGCGGATCAGGATAGACCGGGCAGACCTTTCGGGCATTGTCTTTGCCGGATCGCTGGTCCGCAGCGGGCAGGGCCCGTTCACGGGCGAGCTCAGCGCGCTGGGCAACGGGGTTACCGGCAAGGCCGTACTAGCCGCCCAGGGATCGGTACAGGCGGTGCAGTTCAACCTGCGCGCCAATGACACCGTCCTGCCCGGCCCCGCCCAGCTGGCGGTCGGCATGGCAACGGCCGACGGTCGCATCGTGCTTTATGAGCAGCCACAGGTGACGGGGGACTTCCAGCTCGCCGACACGAGCTTCCGGGGATACCGCATCGATGCTGCGCGGGTTGCGGTCGACTATCGCGGGGGGCAGGGCACGGCTCGCGCACTGGTCGAAGGCCGGAGTGTTTCACCCTTCCGGATCGCGGCGAATGCGCAGCTCCAGCCGGGCCTGTGGCGCGCGATGCTCACCGGCAGGGTTGGCGGGATCGATTTTGCCACCGTCGGCCCCGCGCGGATTGTTCCCCTGAGGGATGGCTACGAACTGCAACCCGTGCGGGTAAACGCGGGGAAGGGCAGCATGCGACTGGCAGGCCGTTTTGGCGACGGGATCAAGCTTGAGAGCCGGTTGGATTCGCTCGATCTCGCGATATTCGACGTGTTCTATCCGGATTCCGGCCTGACCGGGAAGGCCACGGGCGTGCTCGATTTCGCGCAGGCCAGTGCAAGCGCGTTTCCCAGCGCCGATGCCCGCCTGTCCATCACCGGCTTCACCCGGCTGTCACCCACCGGGGCCAGTCGCCCGGTCGACCTGCAGGTGGTCGGGCGGCTGCTTCCCGACGGTGGCGAGGCCAAGGTGGTAATCCGGCAGCGCGGTGCGGTAATCGGGCGACTTGCCGCTTCGCTGCGGCCTTTAGGGCCGGATGCAGGCAGCTGGCTGACGAGGCTGCGGGCGGCTCCGCTGGGCGGCGGCATTCGCTACAATGGCCCAGCCGAAACGCTGTTTTCGTTTGCGGCACCAGCCGGCCACAGTTTTGCAGGGCCGATCGGCATGGCAGCGGATTTCTCGTGCAAGCTGGAAAATCCCTGCCTCAACGGCATCATTCGCGCAAACAGCCTCGTCTATGAGAACACGCAATACGGAACCCGCCTGACCGACATGGCGGTGAACGGCCGGTTCGGCGGCGACCGGATCGAATTTGCCTCGCTTACGGCCAAGGCGGGCAACGGCACGGTCGAGGCGCGCGGCTATGTCAGCCTTTCCCAGTCACTTGGCTATCCGATGGACCTGGCGATCACGCTCGACAATGCCCGCCTGGCACGCAGTGACGCCGTTTCCGGCAGTGCGACCGGCAAGGTGCGCCTGACCAAGGTTGCCGCTGCCGCAGCCGTCCTCTCCGGCGAACTCGTCCTGCCCGAGGCACGCTACCGCATTGTCCGGCAAGGTGCTGCCGAGGTGCCGCAGCTGACCGGCGTGCGCTTCAAGCAGCGCGGTGCCCGTCTGGCCGGAGCCGGCGGAGGAGAGGCCGGCCAGCCGGCGGCACCCTCGCTGTTCCCTCCTGTCCGGCTCGACCTACAGCTCCTCGCGCCCCAGCGCCTTCAGGTCGAAGGCATGGGCCTGCAATCGGAATGGAGTTCGAGCCTGCGGGTCAGTGGTACAACCGCCAGTCCGCTGCTCGATGGCGAATTGCGGCTTGTGCGCGGATCGCTGGATTTTGCCGGGCGCTCGTTCGACCTGACTTCCGGCCGCATCGCCTTTACCCCGGACCGCGTCGGCAATCCCTCAATCGCGGTTTCAGCCGTCGAGACGATCGATGACGCAACCGTAACGGTCGCCATCAGCGGGCGCGCGCTAAACCCGCAGATCACTTTTGCGAGCGTTCCGGGCCTGCCACAGGACGAAATCCTCTCTCGCGTGCTGTTCGGCCGCTCCATTGCCGGGGTATCATCGTTGCAGGCCGTGCAGCTGGCCGCCTCGCTCAACACACTGCGCGGCGGCAGCGGCGGGCTAACCCCGCTGGGCAAGCTGCGCGCAGCGGCAGGGATCGACCGGCTACGCATCATTGCCGCGCAGGAGAGCCCGGGCGGCAAGACCGCGTTTGCTGCCGGCAAGTACATCACCGACGACATCTACCTTGAACTGATCACCGATGCCCAGGGCTTCACCGCCACGCAGCTGGAAATCAGCATCACCCGGTGGCTCTCGATTCTCAGCCAGGCAGGGCAGGCCGGTGTAAACAACTTCAACGTGCGGATCAGGAAGGACTACTGA
- a CDS encoding entericidin A/B family lipoprotein, with protein MIKKLFILFAAGSAALTVSACNTVRGAGQDLESAADAVDKEI; from the coding sequence ATGATCAAGAAGCTCTTCATCCTGTTTGCAGCAGGTTCGGCAGCGCTCACGGTCAGCGCGTGCAACACGGTGCGCGGGGCAGGGCAGGACCTCGAATCAGCGGCGGATGCGGTGGACAAGGAGATCTGA
- a CDS encoding Crp/Fnr family transcriptional regulator: MKTVPPLLANLPRCETVWLESVLVGQALAKGTVLAEADRASSGLWLLGDAVTCRLALGLRGANQEFGLDPAGSIACAFAIIGDGRIPWRTKVCRGGSGWMLPAALIPGLRDRAPTLADRIECKAQQEAAQLAREFVLGGRRSATASVAARLLDHFQTLGDDILRTTHREIAGLLHLRRETVTLALQELEGAHAIRSLRGEIRLVDRARLLALSLAH, from the coding sequence ATGAAAACCGTGCCGCCTTTGCTGGCCAACTTGCCGCGCTGCGAGACCGTGTGGCTGGAATCGGTGCTGGTCGGGCAGGCTCTCGCAAAGGGCACTGTGCTTGCAGAGGCGGACCGGGCATCGAGCGGCCTGTGGCTGCTTGGCGATGCGGTGACCTGTCGCCTTGCTCTCGGCCTCCGCGGGGCGAACCAGGAGTTCGGTCTAGACCCTGCCGGCTCCATTGCCTGCGCCTTCGCAATCATCGGCGATGGTCGCATCCCGTGGCGCACGAAGGTTTGTCGAGGCGGATCGGGCTGGATGCTGCCCGCAGCTCTGATACCGGGCTTGCGAGACAGGGCACCCACGCTTGCCGACCGTATCGAGTGCAAGGCGCAGCAGGAAGCAGCGCAGCTTGCCCGGGAATTTGTCCTCGGAGGCCGCAGGAGCGCCACTGCCAGTGTCGCTGCAAGGCTGCTCGATCACTTCCAGACGCTGGGCGACGATATCCTGCGCACGACCCACCGCGAGATCGCAGGCCTTCTGCACTTGCGCCGCGAAACGGTGACGCTCGCCCTGCAGGAACTGGAGGGTGCGCACGCGATCCGCAGCCTGCGCGGCGAGATCCGCCTGGTCGATCGCGCAAGGCTGCTGGCCCTGTCGCTGGCACACTAG
- a CDS encoding diacylglycerol kinase family protein, which translates to MERRIVLLNCEAGAFGSDASQFTRQLVDGFAANGCRAEIHLLDGRQVCAAAAYHATTTRRLVIGGGDGTIAAAAQAIGGRQCELAILPLGTRNHFARDLGLPTSLDEAIRLAVRGRARPVDLGRVNDAVFVNNVSIGSYALMVRQRDSWQHRTGLPKWLATIPASGQVLARLRFHRLRIATERPGDPVVTPLLFVGNNRYSLERAALGSRSALSDGQLAVYAVARRSRIALLWFGLRTLFGRADLARDFVLVEECSQLTVGSHASHVEAALDGEIRRLRYPLRFESMAGALQVVAP; encoded by the coding sequence ATGGAACGCCGCATCGTCCTGCTCAATTGCGAGGCCGGAGCCTTCGGGAGCGACGCCTCGCAGTTCACCCGGCAACTGGTCGATGGTTTTGCCGCAAATGGCTGTCGTGCGGAAATTCACCTGCTCGACGGGCGGCAGGTCTGCGCGGCCGCGGCCTACCATGCCACGACAACCCGGCGGCTTGTTATCGGTGGCGGTGACGGCACGATTGCGGCGGCAGCGCAGGCAATTGGTGGCAGGCAGTGCGAACTGGCGATCCTGCCACTCGGCACGCGCAACCATTTCGCCCGGGATCTCGGCCTGCCGACATCGCTGGACGAGGCCATCCGCCTGGCGGTTCGGGGCAGGGCCCGGCCTGTCGATCTGGGCCGTGTCAACGATGCGGTCTTCGTCAACAACGTGTCGATCGGCAGCTATGCCCTGATGGTCCGGCAGCGGGATTCCTGGCAGCACAGGACCGGCCTGCCGAAATGGCTGGCGACCATTCCGGCGAGCGGACAGGTGCTTGCCCGCCTGCGCTTTCACCGCCTGCGCATCGCCACCGAACGGCCAGGCGATCCGGTGGTGACCCCGCTGCTGTTCGTCGGCAACAACCGCTACTCGCTGGAGCGCGCTGCGCTGGGTTCGCGCAGCGCCCTGTCGGACGGTCAGCTGGCGGTATATGCCGTGGCCCGCCGCAGCCGCATCGCGCTCCTGTGGTTCGGCCTGCGCACCCTGTTCGGCCGGGCAGACCTGGCCCGCGATTTCGTGCTGGTGGAAGAATGCAGCCAGCTGACGGTCGGTTCGCACGCCAGCCATGTCGAGGCCGCGCTGGACGGCGAAATCCGCCGCCTTCGCTATCCCCTGCGCTTCGAAAGCATGGCTGGAGCGTTGCAGGTCGTTGCACCCTGA